A region from the Takifugu rubripes chromosome 22, fTakRub1.2, whole genome shotgun sequence genome encodes:
- the rgs20 gene encoding regulator of G-protein signaling 20, translating into MGSERMEMRKRQMSVQQESAAGGTAPTQQGQPGQQANPRGSNACCFCWCCCCSCSWNEDRDERSQKAAFDVKEGTADSEDCPKPTLEEVRTWGQSFDKLMCCPAGRNSFRQFLRTEFSEENMLFWLACDEFRREANKSAIEEKARAIYEDYISILSPKEVSLDSRVREAINRNMQEPNLHTFDDAQLQIYTLMQRDSYPRYMNSPVYKNLFNTLSEQSPESVGLHAPSQGSQRYRDLHQT; encoded by the exons ATGGGATCAGAGCGGATGGAGATGCGAAAGAGGCAGATGTCGGTGCAGCAGGAGTCAGCAGCAGGGGGAACTGCACCGACCCAGCAGGGCCAGCCGGGCCAGCAGGCCAACCCACGAGGCTCCAATGcatgctgcttctgctggtgctgctgctgtagctgttccTG GAATGAAGACCGGGATGAAAGGAGCCAAAAGGCCGCTTTTGACGTCAAGGAAGGGACCGCAGACTCTGAAGACTG CCCCAAGCCCACGCTGGAGGAAGTGCGCACGTGGGGGCAGTCGTTCGACAAGCTGATGTGCTGCCCAGCAGGGAGGAACTCCTTCCGACAGTTCCTCCGCACGGAGTTCAGTGAGGAGAACATGCTTTTCTGGTTAGCCTGCGATGAGTTCAGGAGAGAGGCGAACAAGAGCGCCATCGAGGAGAAGGCCCGGGCCATCTACGAGGACTACATCTCCATCTTGTCACCTAAAGAG GTGAGCCTTGATTCCCGGGTGCGTGAGGCGATCAACAGGAACATGCAGGAGCCCAACCTGCACACCTTCGATGACGCCCAGCTGCAGATCTACACACTAATGCAAAGAGACTCATACCCTCGCTACATGAACTCCCCAGTCTACAAAAACCTGTTCAACACTCTGTCGGAGCAGTCCCCTGAATC TGTAGGATTACATGCCCCCTCCCAGGGATCTCAGCGCTATCGTGATCTGCACCAGACCTAA
- the LOC101071240 gene encoding vimentin A2, which yields MTHRSNPHSSYQRMFGGDRLVSRTNYSSRQFSSPLRSSRVSYSLSSAPTVYAVKTQRLRSTAAMASEKLDFSLSDAINTEFITNRTNEKAQMQSLNDRFASYIEKVRFLEQQNKILLAELEQLRGKGTSRVGDLYEDEMRDLRRQVDQLTNEKARVDVHRDNLVDDIERLREKLQDEIAQREEAENNMQSFRQDVDNAALARLDLERKVESLHEEINFLKKLHDEEMLELQNQVHQQQHVQVDMEMAKPDLTAALRDVRLQYENLASKNIQESEEWYKSKFADLTEAAARNNDALRVAKQEANDYRRQVQALTCEVDALKGTNESLERQMREMEENFSLENGGYQDTVRQLEEDIHSMKDEMARHLREYQDLLNVKMALDIEIATYRKLLEGEESRISTPLPSFASLNLRETMLESKPHIETTTTKKVLIKTIETRDGQVINESTQNHDDME from the exons ATGACGCATAGATCAAATCCACATTCTTCTTACCAGAGGATGTTTGGGGGAGACAGGCTCGTGTCCCGGACCAACTACTCCAGCCGCCAGTTCTCCAGCCCATTGCGCTCTTCTCGGGTCTCTTACAGCCTCTCCTCCGCTCCGACCGTCTATGCAGTGAAGACCCAAAGGCTCCGGAGCACCGCTGCCATGGCCTCCGAGAAACTGGACTTTTCCCTGTCCGACGCCATAAACACCGAGTTCATCACGAACCGCACCAACGAGAAGGCACAGATGCAGTCGCTCAACGACCGATTCGCCAGCTACATTGAAAAGGTGCGATTcttggagcagcagaacaagaTCCTGCTGGCGGAGCTGGAGCAACTGCGGGGCAAAGGCACCTCCCGGGTCGGAGATCTGTACGAGGATGAGATGCGAGACCTGAGGCGTCAGGTAGACCAACTGACCAACGAGAAGGCACGGGTGGACGTTCACCGGGACAACCTGGTGGACGACATCGAGAGGCTGAGAGAGAA ATTGCAGGATGAGATAGCCCAGCGGGAGGAGGCTGAGAACAACATGCAGAGTTTCAGACAG GATGTGGACAACGCTGCGCTTGCCAGACTTGACCTGGAGAGGAAGGTGGAATCACTTCATGAGGAAATAAACTTCCTCAAGAAGCTGCATGATGAG GAAATGCTGGAGTTGCAAAACCAggtgcaccagcagcagcatgttcaggtggacatgGAGATGGCTAAACCTGACCTGACGGCTGCTCTGAGGGACGTCCGCCTGCAGTACGAGAACCTGGCCTCCAAAAACATCCAGGAGTCTGAGGAATGGTACAAGTCCAAG TTTGCTGACCTGACCGAAGCTGCAGCCAGGAACAATGATGCTCTACGGGTGGCAAAGCAAGAGGCCAATGACTACAGACGGCAGGTTCAGGCGCTCACCTGTGAGGTAGACGCCCTTAAAGGGACT AATGAGTCCCTGGAGCGTCagatgagagagatggaggaaaacttTTCACTGGAGAATGGCGGCTACCAGGACACTGTCAGGCAGCTGGAAGAAGACATTCACAGCATGAAGGATGAGATGGCGCGCCACCTCCGAGAGTACCAGGACCTCTTAAATGTAAAGATGGCCTTGGACATTGAAATCGCCACctacaggaagctgctggaaggagaagagagccG catCAGCACTCCACTGCCAAGCTTTGCTTCTCTAAATCTTAGAG aGACAATGCTTGAGTCCAAACCTCACATTGAAACCACAACAACTAAGAAGGTTCTCATCAAGACCATTGAGACAAGAGATGGCCAG GTGATCAACGAGTCGACCCAGAACCACGATGACATGGAGTAA
- the tcea1 gene encoding transcription elongation factor A protein 1, with protein sequence MGKKEEEDIIRIAKKIDKMAQKKNGAGALDLLKELRSIPMTLELLQSTRIGMSVNAIRKQSTDEEVTSLAKSLIKSWKKLLDEPGGGEKTSEEKRKEQSTPVISSSQESPEAREESCSSSNNNSRSEPSDDTPSSFVNTFPRAASTSDPIRVKCREMLANALQTGDDYIAIGADCDELGAQIEDFIFQVFKNTDMKYKNRVRSRISNLKDVKNPNLRRTVLCGSITPERMAKMTAEEMASDELKEIRKNLTKEAVRDHQMATTGGTQTDLFTCGKCKGKNCTYTQVQTRSADEPMTTFVFCSGCGNRWKFC encoded by the exons ATGGgcaaaaaggaggaagaggatatCATCAGGATTGCGAAAAAGATAGATAAGATGGCGCAGAAGAAAAACGGG GCTGGTGCTTTGGACCTACTGAAGGAGTTGCGGAGCATCCCTATGACTTTGGAGCTGCTTCAG TCAACCAGAATCGGGATGTCTGTTAATGCCATCCGCAAGCAGAGCACGGATGAAGAAGTAACATCCCTCGCAAAGTCCTTGATCAAATCATGGAAGAAACTATTGG ATGAGCCTGGTGGTGGAGAGAAAACctcagaggaaaagagaaaagagcaaAGTACACCCGTTATTTCTTCATCGCAGGAAAGCCCAGAGGCAAGAGAAGAAAG ctgctccagcagtaacaacaacagcaggagcGAGCCCTCCGACGACACCCCCAGCTCCTTCGTCAACACTTTTCCACGCGCCGCCAGCACCAGTGACCCCATCAGGGTCAAGTGCCGCGAGATGTTAGCCAACGCACTGCAGACTGGAG ACGATTATATTGCAATTGGTGCAGATTGTGACGAACTTGGCGCGCAGATCGAAGATT TCATATTTCAAGTGTTTAAGAACACAGACATGAAGTACAAAAACCGAGTGCGGAGCCGAATCTCAAATCTGAAGGATGTGAAGAATCCAAATTTGAGGAGAACTGTGCTGTGTGGGAGCATAACCCCTGAGCGGATGGCGAAGATGACTGCAGAG gaaATGGCCAGTGATGAACTGAAGGAAATCAGAAAGAATTTGACCAAAGAGGCTGTCAGGGACCACCAGATGGCCACCACCGGAGGCACCCAAACTGACCTATTCACCTGTGGCAAATGCAAGGGGAAGAACTGCACCTACACACAG GTACAGACTCGCAGCGCTGATGAGCCCATGACCACGTTTGTCTTCTGCAGCGGATGCGGAAATAGATGGAAG TTCTGCTGA